The following DNA comes from Frankia casuarinae.
TCTCGGTCGCGCACCCGACCACGAAGACGAACCTGGACGGGGTCTTCGCCTGTGGCGACGTGGTCGACCACACCTACCGCCAGGCCATCACCGCAGCCGGCACGGGCTGCGCCGCCGCGCTCGACGCGGAGCGCTTCATCGCCGCCGGGGAGGGTCCGGGCGAGGTGACCACCGTGGCTCCCCGGGTCGTGACCCCGACGCCGCAACCCGCCTGATCCGGGCATCTGTCCGGGCGGCCGATCAGGCGGCGCCGGAGCAGGCCCGCCCGACCCGGCTGTCCGAAGGCCGTTCGGGCGCCGTCCGCGGGCCACCACCGGCCTGTTGATCGCCTACCCGTCCACCAAAAGATCATCCATCAGGGAGAACAACATGGCAGGTTCCACCACCCCCGTGACCGACAGCACCTTCGTGACCGAGGTGCTGGAGAGCGACAAGCCGGTCCTGGTGGACTTCTGGGCCGAGTGGTGCGGCCCTTGCAAGATGGTCGCACCCGTCTTGGAGGAGATCGCCAAGGAGCATGGCGAGAAGCTCCGGGTC
Coding sequences within:
- the trxA gene encoding thioredoxin, which gives rise to MAGSTTPVTDSTFVTEVLESDKPVLVDFWAEWCGPCKMVAPVLEEIAKEHGEKLRVVKLNIDENPETARNYQIMSIPTMAVFVKGVIDKSIVGAKPKAALLRDLSVYI